AGGCGGCCAATACCGATCGCAGCATTTCCGAACTGGTGAATGATGCCATTCGTCTGAGTCTGGCGGAAGATATGGAGCATATCGGGGTCTTTAAAGAGCGCGCCGATGAGCCCGGTCTTTCTTTTGAGGATATCCTGAAGGAGCTCAGGCACGGTGGGAAGATATAATCTCCCATAAAGCCTTTTACAGCCGATCGATTCCGGTGTCAGAACCGATAAAAAACATTTGTATCCGGTATATATCAGAAAACAGTTCACCACAAAGGCACACAGGCGCAAAGCGGCATAATAGATTATCAATACTATCTTCAGCGGCAATTAATCGTTGATATCTAAAAAGATATAAAATAACAAAATCCGCGTAAATCCGCCCGATCCGCGTAAATCCGCGTTCTCTCTATAATCGGGTCATATCCCAACTTCTGAAAAGGAAACGGTCATGAGGTATGCGGCAGTGCTTCTCGTTCTGCTCACGGTATCCGGCGCCGGAGCTGTGATGGGCAAACCCCTCGAAGCATATATCTCCGAAGCGCAGTCGAAACAAAGCCCGGAAGAGATCGACCAGGCGGTGGAGATCATGCAGAAAGCGCTTGAAGAATATCCCGGTAATCCGACAGCCATGGCGTATCTCGGCGGGTACATCGGCATACAGTCCGGTCATGCTTCCTCGGCGGGAAACATGAACGACGCCGGGCGGCTTGTAACAACGTCGTTCGAATATCTGGACAAGGCGC
This window of the bacterium genome carries:
- a CDS encoding CopG family transcriptional regulator, which translates into the protein MSNRVKRAAVYFDSQLHHALRIKAANTDRSISELVNDAIRLSLAEDMEHIGVFKERADEPGLSFEDILKELRHGGKI